In Benincasa hispida cultivar B227 chromosome 8, ASM972705v1, whole genome shotgun sequence, the sequence ttcctctaaaacaATGtgtctcatacatttagccaattatatcatatataattaaccaatccaattatatcatatataatcgaacttcctcttgtcaatttgaacatttcaaattaacccaaacactaattatcgactttatccaagctatccaggggacctaatggacatgtggctcaaagctccaacggtccgtgaatagctaactaaactctttaaccacgagatccaccatccgttaactgtcaggtattccactaaagaccaacagctgaactcttcttaccacatatatatttttgtgtccatcggatataaccaatcatgagtacgatgacctttcatagatgctcgtaagtacaactgggccaaattaccattttcctattgtagttacatctcactccttaagtaccactgattcttttaatgaacaatacaacatagtccaactatgtgtgaagacctctcgggccaagagaaggtgtgtggcgccacattgttcaagcctcgaaatcagcttttaagggagctatctatctacttacccctgcctcggggaaggagtgaattccatcttgtgtagctgagttcctagctcctaaatcagacgaatccccaaaatggtaggtttaaattgacgacctggccactcgcacccatacagatcaaatgaccgccctcaatgacaggagttcccaactcactcaggattaaggtcatgttacctatggtcatcctagtgaagtgaagactctgttatgaacggtgttatataacgagacgttaacacttcgtggtcagattttatacaaactctttgtataggacgcccccgctcgcatgtccccaacacgaatgatcaggatcagaccatctgtgacaagtcacaacacttgtgaccatttccacaaagcgggtcgcatccgtagtgttaccaggataaggtttccttcctatatccatatactacagaccattttggttatcactcaagacatgatccacttgtatgtcaccacatacatgcttaagttacatacagataactgatgattttatgtttattggtttgtggtaaagcaaataaaacacataactgagcaaaaaacaagatatgaagtaaatatcatatattatacaatacaagcgttcgtacaaactgtttacaaactacaggacacgagactttagggcatcaaccctaacaatttGTTGTTGGACCGAAATACTGGGCTTGagcttaatctttaattttaatccaaaatttcacgatgggtttgaattgggttgggtccGAGCGACTTTAATTATTCGATCCaatccaacttataatttttttaatagacttgagctttcattgatgatgtggcaaCTCGTGATTCGCCGAAATTTTTCGTtcaacatatatattttattggttacagattgatttttaaatattaaggggatagttttatttaaaaaaatcaatatgatatacctttttttaaaaaaaaaaaattgatgtattCAACTCATGAAAATTAGGAAATAGATATGGTTAGGTGAGAAATAGatagatatataaaataaatcttatttctaaagtataaaattgaaaactaaatattcATTAAAAACTCTACCTTATTTAATAGAATCTAAAAGCTAGTAGGATACTACTTTTAAAATAGACGGAAAATTACGTGTTTttaaaaaagtgattttaaccgattaatttaaatttgttttatcaAATGGAAAAAAAGGTTAAGTTTCTATAATCACTTCTATCTCTCCTAAAAACAATCCAGGCTAAGCCATTGGCCACCATCCTCTTATTTAACTGActaacataaattaaaaaatgaaattattttaattaccCGCAAACTAAgtttctattaatttttaacaaGTGACCATTAACAAACTATAGAGTTAAAATCTAGAGATGTAATTGTAACAAATCACATAGTTTATAGAGTGATCAATCGAATTAAAAATTGAAGAGTAATTATAACAATCCTATATTAAATTATCTGTGTGCCAAAGTGTAATATAATTTAATCCACATCAAGATGTGTTAGCGACAATGATGTTTATGGTTGGGATCCACGATTGTTATCGtactaaaatgaaaaaaaaatagatagacCGCACATAATCACCATATTCTCGTTGAGTGCAATTTAGAATACACGAGAGATGAGTGCTCCTCATTACACCCAAGTTTTTCCCTTTTATCTTGGACAACTTAGGGTGTATTTATAATTTAGcctataaataaattaaaaagacaaaaatacaACATCGGTCGACACGTTGGCAGTTATGAGTCACATCGGATGTAACGCAGgaatctaaagaaaaaaataagcgCACATTTGCCAtgttcttttctttcattttcgcAGTAGCATCTCAAACTCCTTTTAGGTTGCCTTCTTTCATGTTTACTGTTCTTAGCCACATTTTTCTCGACGCGCCTCCTGGCGCGTGGAAGTTAATTTCTGTGAGCGACCATGGCTGCATAGGAACCTCCAAAATGCTTTGAATTCAAACCACCACCATGGCTTTGTTCTTTTCCCCTACTTTTTCAAGTCGCAGATCTGATGCTTCGTCTCATTGCCTCTCTCGTTTGTAACGATGCTCTCTTATTCTCAGACTTTGAATCTCCGTCTTCACAATCACCACCGTCGTTCAAGGCTCTTCCGATGGCCGCCGCGGTTCGCCAAACCCGTCCATAAAAGGAATTTCATCATTTCTTCGATGACGTGTTTCAATGCAGATTCGTATTACGGCGTCAAGGTGAGTTTTGCACTTTTGATCATTTCCTGCGAGTTGTAATCTGTTTGCTATTTGATCAATCCTTGTTTGCTATTCTTATTCGGTGAATCAGACGGCTCTAGTTAGTTATTAGAAGCAGAAGGGGAGGGGAATGAGATGAAATAGTATATGTTAAATGAACCATCAGCCAAAAGCTTAGGAACTGAGAAGCCTAATTGCGAATATAAGGGAAACAATCAACCAAGAAACTTAAGCTGATACTAAATAATAGGATATCGTAAATGAATTATACCGGTATTTTAACAAGAAATAGTCAACTCAAGCAAAACAGACAGACTTCTGAAGTTCGGTTGCGGATGGAAGAAAATCATAATTTTAAACAGAACAATCATAATTAGCAccatttgttgtttttttaatctTGCTGTGGGTATATATGCTTTTGTTGTTTCTAAATGcaaattttcatttcttattaaaaaaaaaaagaagttgttATCAACATCAGTTAGTTTGAGCAAATGTTTGGTCAGATActtagatttttaattttgcttctTACGTGCAGCTAAGAGTGTCGAAGGTTCATAACACTCGATACCATCAACCACGTAGGGTGACTGAAGTTAGTGCCTTCGATCAGGTATGTTCATATGTTATCGTGTTTGATTAAATTTTATCAGGATGATTAAGTGTTGCACATGTTGATATGAGGTTCTATGGTCAACATAATAGTAATAACTTATAACTTATTGGGCATCATTTTTGAATGCCATGCTggtaattatgttttttttagaaataaggGAATGAATATAAAATCCTTCCTCCTTGAAACTGCAAATTGTTGTGTGAATAGTCAAACTCAGCGCAAATGAGATGAAGGAATTGGTTGATGGATTATTCCATGCCCGCAACAGAACAACATTCATTTTATCTTTAGCAGATGCTTTGTTCTCTTAGAGGAACTAGATACCTGTTGTTTAAGTAAAGCTCCCTATGCTGTTCttcgaaaataaatattttgaaaatgttgtcTAAACAGGGCCGTACTAGTCCTGTATAGATGGCTAGGCTTCTTACATTTGAATTGATGTCACTGAAaatttgagaaagaaaataGGTTCTTTTTGTGAATGAAATGATTTAACATCATTATGATAGAACTCGGACGATCTATTTACTCTTTAGGCCAAAATGCGAGGCCTACTCCGTTCAAATGCTCTGAGAGCTACAACTCAATACAATGCAAAAAGATGAAAATACTCTTCCACAGATTTACTAAATAGCTTAATTTGTAACAAACCGAATCTTCCAAAGGGCCCACATAATTCTATTTCACTCCCCATAATTAATCGTTTTCCCTCTCAtcattatttacatttacttcCTCTCCTCTCTTTCGTTTTCTCATATACCGTCTAATGAACGGGGTCTATCACATTATACTAATATAGTAATATCATGTAACTTTCTTtaggattcatttgattttggtaTACCCTCGCTTGACCACTTCAGTGACAATGAGGGGACTGCTACTGGATTTGGGCTTCCATCCAGTGATGGTGAAGACAGCGATCCAGACATCATACTAAATCCAGTTTCAGATGTTGATTTGCCTACTGTATCCGTGCAACACAATGATGCATTGACAGTCACTGCTCACCGGATGGCAATGCTTAGTAGAGGACGTCATAAACACAAGTGAGGAATCATTAGTTGTTTACTTTGATGAAATGGTTTTAGAGGTTTACTCTTCTTCatgtatttgtttataattttattagtttATAATTAATGAAGAAACAGCGAAACATACACATTTGTGAAATTCTTCTTTTCAGTACATGCCATTTAATCTACTCATCTTGTTTTCCTACACGGGCAATGAATACTTGCTATTCATTTGTCTTTAATTCTAGGTGCTTGACAATAGTTAACAGTTTTCATTTAAGCCCcataattttatctttaattctAGGCGCTATTTTTATCTTGTCTCATCGAATGTCAATTTGCTCCTCTGGTGTCATAATCGCAATCTTCATGTAATTGCTAGTTAAGACTAATTGTTGTAGGACAGTATGGTCGCTTTGTGCTTTCTCCTTCGCCTTTGGTTgttcttttttgttttggttgttGTTTATCAGTATAAGACATCACTAAGTagttgttttcttcttttatctATTGTTCTTATAACAATTAATTCACTTTTGACGACATAACAttacttcaaattttgattgTCCTTGTTGGGTCTAAATCATAAAGGCCATCTTTCTATTGCCAATAGCCAACCAAAAAACCATGTAGTGTTGATATCTTGAGGGATTCAAAGCTTCAACTAAGAAAGGTTTTTTAAGTTTGCATATATACATCTTCTTGTGATCCATTCCATTAGGAGTGTGCAAGCGTGTTGGATGATTAGGGTGGTCAGATGGTTCAATTTTAAAGAAAGTTAAACAGTATGGACTTAACACTCCTTATGGATTAGGTGATAGATTCTAGCTTCTCCAGTTCCTCGGGATGCTTGAAATTGGTTGTTGGAAAAACCTTGGAAGTTTTTCATGCAAATCTCTGTCTGATTATTGGGTTGCCGAGAATGAGATCATCCCCCCAAATTTTGCAGTATGTTTTGGAAGGCCCACGATTGAAAAAGGCCAAAATTCTGATCTAGATTCTTCTCTTGGGGTTGCAGTATTTATGATGAAGTTAAAGAGAATAATGGCTGACGGCCCTGAACTATATATATCTATCTTATATGTTTGGTTATATAATGTTTCAGCTGTTTTTAGCATTTACTCTTTTTCTCTGTGCTCACTCTCCTGTTTCAGTTTATTTGCACGATTTATCAATAATTTCTATCTAAATGGTTACAATCTGTGGATAGCATATCTCGTGAGTAACATGCACTTTTTCTGGTTTGACCTTGTGGCTGTGTTCAGGATCAGGCACGGACTTTTTACAAATACCGGGCTGATGGCTTTCTTGATGATCCTTCTTCTCTATGTGGACTGGTGTGCATGGCGAACTGTTCGACTCCCTTTAGGACCATTTCACTTGACTGGCCCTTTTCTGATATCCGCCTGTTTAGCCTCTTGTGCAGGCTATTTATGTGTTCCATTGCTCTATCAACTTAAGGCTTACCAAATTACAAGGCAAGAAAGACCTGTTAGACACGCATTAAAGAGAAAGACGCCTACTATGGGTGGATTGTTTTTTGTGCCAATTGGTATAGCTGTTGCTAAATACTTTGCTAGTTTTTCTTCCGCTGAAGTTTCTGGAGCATCAGTGGCAACTTTAGCATTTTTTGCCATTGGGCTGGTAGACGATATCTTAAGCCTAGTCAAGAGTCAGAAGTATGGGTTATCTGCCTGGATCAAACTTTTGTTGCAGGTGAGGCTTGTAATATCACCCCACCCACAAAACCCCCCCGCGCCGCGGAACTAGGTGGGTTTTTACAGTCTGAATAATTTCTCTTCTGTTGTTCTTTTACAGGTAGCTGTTGGAATCTGGTTTTCTTTTTGGCTCCAAGATGCAAGTATATCATCTCCTTACAGCATGTATACTTTCTTGTATTAATCTGACCACCCTTTTATGATGGTAACTCACATATCTATACTCGCAGTAATAAACCTTTAAGAGAAATTAACTCGGTGTGTATCATGAATGTACCTGACCTTGGAAAATGACTAATGCCTCATTtggtaacaatttttttatttgtttttgtttttgaaaattaagtcaaattttgagaactaaaaaaaattaagtcaaatgGTTGCTCCAAGATGCAAccattttgttatttgttttctttttggctCCAAgatgaaatttggaggtggaaataGTATCTATAACTTCTaatatgttgtttttgtttttggtgaaaagtagatactactttcacctccaaatttcttccttagtTATCTACTTTTacccaatgatttaaaaaaccaagttaaattttgagaactaaaataaagtagctttcaaaaagttgtttatgtttttggaatttggctaagacttcaatcattgtacttaggaaggatgcaaatcattgtaagaaatgtgggtgaaataggcttaattttcaaaaacaaaaataaaaaaccaaatggttaccaaacgggacctaaAAAATTTGCATTTTCAAGGAACCAATCCAGAGTAGAGACACGCACACATACTGATGTTAATAGTCATTAGATTACCAAATAATGCATATGTTATGTGGATGTAGCATATAGACTATCCTAAAATGGAAGCCTTTCAACCTGAAGAGTCTTCTGGCAATATTAAGTACCTAATAAATggtcatggaacattagattagAAAATTTTTTAGTTCTGGAGTTAACTTTATTTTGGCATTCTCTGTTCtaccaaaaacaaaatgttGCACTTTTAGTGAACAAAACCTTTGATTTCAAATGCAGGAAAATGTTGATCCCTATGCCggcacctcttggccttgtatTCCTTGGAAAATGCTATATGTGGTTGACATCATTTTGTTTTGTCTCTATGGGGAATGGAATAAATCAGACGGATGGTCTTGATGGACTAGCTGGTGGGACTGCGGCCTTGGCTTTCATTGGGATGGCTATTGCGGTGCTTCCAATATCTTCTGGTTAGTACTACAGTCTTGAGCTCTTTTTCGTTTTtcgattttcttttccttccttttcgttctttctttctttcttggttCCTTTCTTTCCGGGGAAAGAAACTATGATGATATGTTTTCAACATTATTTCCGgggagagagagtgagagagacTAGCTATGTGCAAACAATTCTGTTATGTTATTAAATTATGCAGTCTGGTAATATTTTGCAACTTCGTTTTTAAGCAAGAAACTGAATTTGCAAATCGGTCCTAGACATCCATCATTTTGCAATATGACTGAATACTGATGTATGGAAATTTCAAACCAGACCTTTCCATATTTGGAGCATCAATGTCTGGAGCTTGTGTTGGTTTTCTTTTGCACAACCGATTTAAGGCCTCTGTATTTATGGGTGATACTGGATCCTTTGCACTCGGTGGAGCATTAGCTGCAATGGCTTCCTGCAGTGGAATGTTTCTCCCACTATTCATTTCTTCTCTAGTTTTTGTATTAGAAACATCATCCGTTATCTTGCAGGTATGGTTCGTATTCTATCTTTTTGTTCCATTTTCTATTCTGTATGCTTGTTCAATAAGAGATAAGctattctttttcttaaataagaaagaaaagctTTCATTAGCAACATATGAAAAGTAGACAAAGGGAGCCGTTTGAAAAAAGTCTTATCCTGTATTTGACAGTATTCAAAGGGAGGAACTTCTCACTTATAAGAAAATCACACCCGTAACCATAGCCAAGGAGCTGACTGTAAACTGAGACAAGAAAGATCATCAAGAGGAGTGTAgttaaataaatttttggcGAGGGTGCACCACAAATAAGCCAGAAGTTTATCTAGTCCCCCTCCCACAAAATTTTTCTGTCGTATGAAGTTCTACTTTTACTGGTTCTTCCTCTTTCTGATCTTGTCCGAATTCCGAAATGAGTCACTATAAGGAAACCGAGCTGTTTTGTGAACAACAAGACAATTATACAAGTATAAAGAATAGCAGTTAAGAGTTCAGATTTTATATCAAAATCTTACAAACATAAATATAGTTTACTTGTTTGAGGTATCAAGTTGCAATTTGTtacatatatatgtgtgtgtgtatatatatagatagatatgtGCTAAGAACTTCCATTTGACATCTAACAGTACTTAAATCTTAGGTAGTATACTTCAAGATGACAAAAAAGTTCCAGGGAGTTGGGCGTCGCATGTTTAAAATGGTGCCATTTCATCATCACTTGGAGTTATGTGGCATCAAAGAACCATTCATCGTTGCTGGGGCCTATACTGTATCCTCCATATTGG encodes:
- the LOC120082613 gene encoding phospho-N-acetylmuramoyl-pentapeptide-transferase homolog isoform X1, whose amino-acid sequence is MLSYSQTLNLRLHNHHRRSRLFRWPPRFAKPVHKRNFIISSMTCFNADSYYGVKLRVSKVHNTRYHQPRRVTEVSAFDQDSFDFGIPSLDHFSDNEGTATGFGLPSSDGEDSDPDIILNPVSDVDLPTVSVQHNDALTVTAHRMAMLSRGRHKHKIRHGLFTNTGLMAFLMILLLYVDWCAWRTVRLPLGPFHLTGPFLISACLASCAGYLCVPLLYQLKAYQITRQERPVRHALKRKTPTMGGLFFVPIGIAVAKYFASFSSAEVSGASVATLAFFAIGLVDDILSLVKSQKYGLSAWIKLLLQVAVGIWFSFWLQDASISSPYSMKMLIPMPAPLGLVFLGKCYMWLTSFCFVSMGNGINQTDGLDGLAGGTAALAFIGMAIAVLPISSDLSIFGASMSGACVGFLLHNRFKASVFMGDTGSFALGGALAAMASCSGMFLPLFISSLVFVLETSSVILQVVYFKMTKKFQGVGRRMFKMVPFHHHLELCGIKEPFIVAGAYTVSSILALVAGYIGLISA
- the LOC120082613 gene encoding phospho-N-acetylmuramoyl-pentapeptide-transferase homolog isoform X2; translated protein: MLSYSQTLNLRLHNHHRRSRLFRWPPRFAKPVHKRNFIISSMTCFNADSYYGVKLRVSKVHNTRYHQPRRVTEVSAFDQDSFDFGIPSLDHFSDNEGTATGFGLPSSDGEDSDPDIILNPVSDVDLPTVSVQHNDALTVTAHRMAMLSRGRHKHKIRHGLFTNTGLMAFLMILLLYVDWCAWRTVRLPLGPFHLTGPFLISACLASCAGYLCVPLLYQLKAYQITRQERPVRHALKRKTPTMGGLFFVPIGIAVAKYFASFSSAEVSGASVATLAFFAIGLVDDILSLVKSQKYGLSAWIKLLLQVAVGIWFSFWLQDASISSPYSMKMLIPMPAPLGLVFLGKCYMWLTSFCFVSMGNGINQTDGLDGLAGGTAALAFIGMAIAVLPISSDLSIFGASMSGACVGFLLHNRFKASVFMGDTGSFALGGALAAMASCSGMFLPLFISSLVFVLETSSVILQYSKGGTSHL